A region of the Acidimicrobiales bacterium genome:
GCCTCGTGACCATCGGCGTGCTGGCCGCGCTGGGCAAGACCGAGCTCCTCGACGTCCAGTTCCAGAGCGCGCTCGACAACGGCGAGCTGACCGAGGCGCAGGTCCGTGAGCTCGTGGTCCATCTCGCCCACTACGTCGGATGGCCGCTCGCCACGGGCGCCAACGAGGCGGCCGAGCGGGTCATCGGCCGCCGGCGTGCCGCCGGTGGCCCCGGGTCGGGTGGTGGATCGTGACGACCTACGACTTCAGCGGCAAGGTGGCGGTCGTGACCGGTGCAGGGCGCGGCATCGGCCGCGCCTACGCCGAGGGCCTGGCGTCGGCCGGGGCCTCCGTGGTCGTGGCGGACGTCGACGAGGGCGGTGCCGCCGAGACGGCCGAGGCCATCACCGTGGCCGGGGGGAGCGCCGCCGCGGTGCACGTCGACATCGCCGACCACGACTCGG
Encoded here:
- a CDS encoding carboxymuconolactone decarboxylase family protein, encoding MAEDHRPPSPDRAEGMAKMQEVYNFSVDPDAVPGDFVAYTVDHLFGDVWRRPGLSTFERRLVTIGVLAALGKTELLDVQFQSALDNGELTEAQVRELVVHLAHYVGWPLATGANEAAERVIGRRRAAGGPGSGGGS